From the genome of Solanum pennellii chromosome 6, SPENNV200:
TGATCGAAAAGTGGTTAGTACACGTTATTTCTGTCTAGGAAGGTAGTTCAATACTATTAAAATGggctataataaaaaaaattgcaaagaaattaaatattccTTTTcctctcaaaatatttttcatgtttcgCTTCTCGAGAGTTAATCTAACTAATTATCAAAGTTAAATTGAAATagattaattcaatattttagaattaaaacttaaatattcaaaaattacataaaaggTACAATAAGTTGCGAGACTTTTAATATCAACatggtgaaaaaaaaaatattttgaatatttgatcaaagtttatataatttaactcAATATCACAAGAATTTGGGGCTAAGGGAGTAATAGCCAAACCAAATGAGGTATTATAGGTTCAAGACAATaggaaaataattctttttgttaCTAAACGAGTTTAACTAATAttgactattttttttcattttcagtaattagaaaaGCTTAGAAACACAATTCACCATTcacctttaaaaaaaattaaaaaaaattgtgttccATGGACCATTTTATTGTACagtttaattcatttcattgtggagaaaaaaaatagtataataaataaaattattgaattttgttaAAGCTTGTGGTTATTTGTATATTAGTTGACCTTGAGCTTTTATATACGTGTGTTTGATGTTTACATGTAGATTGTTTTTAAGTAGTGTTTAAAATAACACTTCGTACTtgtctaattaattataaattacttACGACTTGTTCAATTAATTATCAATTACTGACAACCtgttcaattaattatttgCATATATAGTTAGTGCAATATGACATTTTGTGTAGAGAActttcaattgaaaaatataatattttattatatctatcaatatataaaaggagaagaaatttaataattatattttaaactatgataaatgatatgtatatactTTCGTttataatttaagaaatatatatatataNNNNNNNNNNNNNNNNNNNNNNNNNNNNNNNNNNNNNNNNNNNNNNNNNNNNNNNNNNNNNNNNNNNNNNNNNNNNNNNNNNNNNNNNNNNNNNNNNNNNNNNNNNNNNNNNNNNNNNNNNNNtatatatatatatatatatattttaagccTAATGAATGGACAAGTGGCCTCATCTAAACATTTTACCCgaatttagtaaaatttttagagaaaaatatatataggtaCGTATTAGCAATAAAGTATTAAATTCAAACAATATTTATCATCACATAAACATGCATTTATCAATCTTACAAActttaaattattcaaataaatttacaaCAAGACAATCAAATACTTCCAGATACTATACATAGATCTGGTTTtatttctcataaacataataGTAATTTTATGCCAAAGAAGTGGCTTTATTTCACACAAAGATAAAAGTAGTTTCATTTCACTTAGTGGCATCACCAACAAGCTTGAATTCTTGAACTTCCTTGAAATTCTCCCATCCCTTCACCAAAATCTTGGTctcatatattttcttctttccaGCATCAGTTGCCACAAGTGTTATATAGTATATGATTCCAGCAACAATTTGTTCTTTCACATTCAAATTTTCTACAAACTCCAAATGAGCATTCTGAAAAATAGAACATATGTCGTTCGttcaaataaaagaattattaaatacaaaaaataaattcaggaTTAAGAGATTAACCTCTTTCTTATTATAATCTTGAACACCAAAACGAGCAAGATCTTTGAACTCGGGGAGGTTTGGGAATGGAACATTGGTAATGCCCCCAGGATTTGCACTATCATCACCAACAAGCTTGAATTCTACAACTTTTTTGAAGCCCTCCCATTCCTTCACCCAAATCTTAGTTTCgtatattttcttctttccaGCATCAGTTGCCACAAGTGTTATGTAGTATAACGTTCCAGCAACAAGTTGTTCTTTCACATTCAAGTTTTCTACATACTCTAAATGAGCATTCTGAAAAATAGATGGTACatacatgaaagaattattaGATACTACAGtagattcagaatttaaatgtgaaaaataaaagaagggTAAGTTATTATAATTAACCTGTGCCTTATTATAATCCTGCACAGCAAAACGAGCAAGATCTTGAAGTGGGGGAATGTTTGGATCTGGAACATTGACAATGTCTCCAGTTTTTACACTATCATCACCAGCAAGCTTAAATTCCACAACTTTTATGAAGTGCTCCCATTCTTTTACCCAAATGTTAGcttcatatattttcttctttccaGCATCAGTTACCGCAAGTGTAATATAGTACATCATTCCAGCAACAACTTGTTCCTTCACATTCAAAACTTCTACAAACTCCAAATGAGCCTTCTGAAAAATAGATTATATATGCCATTAtggattcaaaatttgaatacgATTTGTTTGAATCTGAAACTAACAAACGCATAAAAAAACTGTGATTTTCTGGGGATTAATATGAAAATTCGCAAGAAACTTATTTTCTTGCAAATTAGTATGTCCCATGTACTACAAGAAAACTATGAANGTGAATTACATGAGCGTTTTCCTgggaattagtatgaaaatttgcagGATAATAAATTTCCTGTGAATTTTCATGCTAATCCCAGGAAAATCCCTATTTAATTCACTGTTTTTCTCATTGTGTATAATTCACAGTTTTCTTGttgtgtaaaaaataaaaaaaatagtaaatcattttaattaacctctttattattataatcctGAACAGCAAAACGAGCAAGATCTTGGAACTCGGGGCTGTTTGGGAATGGAACATTGATAATCCCCCCAAGCTTTGCACTATCATCACCAAGAACCTTGAATTCTACAACTTTTTTGAAGTCTTCCCATTCCTTCACCAGAATCTttgtttcatatatatttttctttccagcATCAGTTGCCGCAAATGTTATATAGTACAACATTCCAGCAACAACTTGTTTTTTCACATTCAGATTTTCTACAAACTCCAAATGGGCATTCTGAAAAATAGATTGTATATGACGTTCAttcaaatgaaataattattagaTATCGCATGCAATGGGTTCAAANACATGCAATgggttcaaaattaaaatattataaatttgaatatgaaattaacaaaaaaaaatagaagatgaGTAAGTCATTGTAAATAACCTCTTTCTTATTATAATCCTGAATCGCAAAACGTGTAAGATCTTGAAACTCGCGGTTGTTTGGGAATGGAACATCGGTAAAGCCCCCAATTATTGCACTATCATTACCAACAAGCTTGAAACTTATAACTTTTTTGAAGTCCTCCCATTCCTTCACCCAAATCTTGGCTTCATAATCTTTTTTATTTCCAGCATCAGCTGCCACAAGTGTTATATAGTATATCATTCCAGAAACAACTTGTTCTTTCACATTCAAAACTTCTACAAACTCCAAATGGGCattctgaaaaaataa
Proteins encoded in this window:
- the LOC107022726 gene encoding multicystatin-like isoform X2 codes for the protein MANLGGLVDVPFQNKVEFDDLARFAVQDYNQKNGSSLEFEKVLNVKKQIVAGIMYYITFEGTEGGKKKEYEAKIWVKESENFKKVVGFKLVGDDSTKPGGIVNVPNPNSNKFQELARFAVQDYNEKQNTHLEFVENLNVKEQVVAGMMYYITLVATDAGIKKIYEAKIWVKEWEDFKKVVEFKLIGDDNAKPGGIISVPFPNKPEFQKLARFAIQDYNKKEKAHLEFVENLNVKEQVVAGMMYYITLAATDAGKKKIYETKIWVKEWEDFKKVVEFKLVGDNSAKVGGIIDVPNPNNPEFQDLARFAVHDYNKSQNAHLEFVENLNVKKQVVAGMLYYITFAATDAGKKNIYETKILVKEWEDFKKVVEFKVLGDDSAKLGGIINVPFPNSPEFQDLARFAVQDYNNKEKAHLEFVEVLNVKEQVVAGMMYYITLAVTDAGKKKIYEANIWVKEWEHFIKVVEFKLAGDDSVKTGDIVNVPDPNIPPLQDLARFAVQDYNKAQNAHLEYVENLNVKEQLVAGTLYYITLVATDAGKKKIYETKIWVKEWEGFKKVVEFKLVGDDSANPGGITNVPFPNLPEFKDLARFGVQDYNKKENAHLEFVENLNVKEQIVAGIIYYITLVATDAGKKKIYETKILVKGWENFKEVQEFKLVGDATK
- the LOC107022726 gene encoding multicystatin-like isoform X1, yielding MANLGGLVDVPFQNKVEFDDLARFAVQDYNQKNGSSLEFEKVLNVKKQIVAGIMYYITFEGTEGGKKKEYEAKIWVKESENFKKVVGFKLVGDDSTKPGGIVNVPNPNSNKFQELARFAVQDYNEKQNTHLEFVENLNVKEQVVAGMMYYITLVATDAGIKKIYEAKIWVKEWEDFKKVVEFKLIGDDNAKPGGIISVPFPNKPEFQKLARFAIQDYNKKEKAHLEFVENLNVKEQVVAGMMYYITLAATDAGKKKIYETKIWVKEWEDFKKVVEFKLVGDNSAKVGGIIDVPNPNNPEFQDLARFAVHDYNKSQNAHLEFVEVLNVKEQVVSGMIYYITLVAADAGNKKDYEAKIWVKEWEDFKKVISFKLVGNDSAIIGGFTDVPFPNNREFQDLTRFAIQDYNKKENAHLEFVENLNVKKQVVAGMLYYITFAATDAGKKNIYETKILVKEWEDFKKVVEFKVLGDDSAKLGGIINVPFPNSPEFQDLARFAVQDYNNKEKAHLEFVEVLNVKEQVVAGMMYYITLAVTDAGKKKIYEANIWVKEWEHFIKVVEFKLAGDDSVKTGDIVNVPDPNIPPLQDLARFAVQDYNKAQNAHLEYVENLNVKEQLVAGTLYYITLVATDAGKKKIYETKIWVKEWEGFKKVVEFKLVGDDSANPGGITNVPFPNLPEFKDLARFGVQDYNKKENAHLEFVENLNVKEQIVAGIIYYITLVATDAGKKKIYETKILVKGWENFKEVQEFKLVGDATK